Proteins co-encoded in one Apis cerana isolate GH-2021 unplaced genomic scaffold, AcerK_1.0 Chr0_AcerK, whole genome shotgun sequence genomic window:
- the LOC133667583 gene encoding LOW QUALITY PROTEIN: uncharacterized protein LOC133667583 (The sequence of the model RefSeq protein was modified relative to this genomic sequence to represent the inferred CDS: inserted 1 base in 1 codon) produces the protein MSSRVSLESIACIESIESIECIVFSCKSGEESFDSSVLKCREKIHPICLSDTAHCQNTQAALKCYAEAXTLQLFYSIIFKCK, from the exons atgtcatctcgtgtttcattagaatccaTTGCATGCATTGAATCCATAGAATCCATAGAatgcattgtattttcttgtaaaagtggtgaagaaagttttgactctagtgttcttaaatgtcgt gaaaaaattcatccaatatgccTGTCTGACACTGCACACTGTCAGAATACACAGGCAGCCTTAAAATGTTATGCAGAAG TGACTTTAcagctattctattctatcatttttaaatgtaagtaa